In Acidobacteriota bacterium, one genomic interval encodes:
- a CDS encoding ABC transporter permease — protein MPLPLSYNLKNLTVRKTTTVMTALGIGLTVAVLLGILALVGGLEKSLQATGHPLHLLVMRKNSISELVSQVTREAVSTIRNKPGIQQLEGGPMVSPEIVTVINLPRHNSPEGANVNIRGLPPMGIRMRPNLKLSEGRWFQPGQREVVVGKSIARRYVNAGVGDRLRFGRGDWNVVGILDAGNTAFDSEIWVGLNQLATDSNRMEVLSSVLVRASDPVSLQALQNALADDQRLYLEGKREVNYYQEQTASAEPVKFLGIFVAVIMAVGSCFAAMNTMYAAVARRSREIGTLRVLGFSGGSILLAFVIESLLLSLLGGLIGVLLVLPLHGLETGIGNNLTFSETGFDFRLSPAIVAFGVGFASIMGLLGGLLPARGAARESILNALREL, from the coding sequence ATGCCTTTGCCTCTCTCCTACAACTTGAAGAACCTGACGGTCCGCAAGACCACCACGGTCATGACGGCCTTGGGCATAGGACTCACGGTGGCGGTGCTGCTGGGAATACTGGCCCTGGTCGGAGGCCTGGAAAAGTCTCTCCAGGCCACCGGGCATCCGCTCCACCTCCTGGTAATGAGGAAGAACTCCATCTCGGAGCTGGTCAGCCAGGTCACCCGCGAGGCCGTGTCGACCATTCGCAACAAGCCGGGGATTCAGCAACTGGAGGGGGGGCCCATGGTTTCCCCCGAAATAGTGACCGTCATCAATTTGCCGCGCCACAACAGTCCCGAGGGGGCCAACGTGAACATCCGGGGCCTGCCCCCGATGGGAATCCGAATGCGGCCCAACCTGAAGTTGAGCGAGGGCCGTTGGTTCCAGCCGGGTCAGCGGGAAGTGGTGGTGGGGAAATCGATCGCAAGGCGGTACGTCAACGCCGGCGTGGGAGATCGGCTGCGCTTCGGCCGCGGCGACTGGAATGTGGTCGGTATTCTTGACGCCGGCAATACTGCCTTCGACAGCGAGATCTGGGTCGGTCTCAATCAACTGGCCACCGATTCCAATCGCATGGAAGTGCTTTCCTCGGTTCTGGTCCGCGCCAGCGATCCGGTGAGCCTGCAGGCGCTCCAGAACGCCCTGGCCGACGATCAACGGCTTTACCTGGAGGGCAAGCGGGAAGTGAACTACTACCAGGAGCAGACCGCCTCGGCCGAGCCGGTGAAGTTCCTGGGCATCTTTGTTGCCGTCATCATGGCTGTCGGAAGCTGCTTTGCCGCCATGAACACCATGTATGCGGCCGTGGCTCGTCGCTCGCGGGAGATCGGGACCCTGCGAGTACTGGGTTTTTCGGGAGGCAGCATTCTGCTTGCTTTCGTGATCGAGTCTCTCCTCCTTTCCCTGCTGGGCGGGTTGATCGGGGTACTGCTGGTGCTGCCGCTGCATGGCCTGGAGACCGGCATCGGCAACAATCTCACCTTCAGCGAGACCGGTTTCGATTTTCGTCTCTCGCCGGCCATTGTGGCCTTTGGGGTTGGATTTGCCTCGATCATGGGGCTCCTGGGCGGACTTCTGCCGGCCCGTGGGGCCGCCAGGGAAAGCATTCTCAATGCACTGCGGGAGTTGTAG
- a CDS encoding efflux RND transporter periplasmic adaptor subunit translates to MVESGKNLEQELDSLRIHKSRRRSSSGPSRWTTRWILAGVVLVLAVTAAVTAARFARQEIEVEVFRVVAGGESGSQGPAVVLNASGYIVAHRKIQLTAKVVGKVAWIGVEKGDLVQQGQVLVRLEDAEYRAQAQQAEGQLASLLAQLSELEAGSRPEEIARANANLARAQADLKNARINLDRVRKLFEEEVLPRQDLDNAQTRFEAEAARVESLSREADLVRLGPREEQIEAMRGRVKQARGALALRRTYLDSTVIRAPITGTILERAVEKGEFVTTSFVGERGAKGYVVTLADLNDLQVELDISQDDFARLSMKQEATLKTDAFPDRSYRGYIAEIAPEANRQKATVQVKVQVADPDSFLRPEMNAQVAFLAPEEPSNGDRAPTGLRITVPTASVRDREGRKTVLAVLQGRARERPVRIGDLTAEGVVVTEGLIGGEDIVVNPPGNLEDGDRVRRVGD, encoded by the coding sequence GTGGTTGAATCCGGGAAAAATCTGGAGCAGGAACTCGACAGCCTGAGAATCCACAAGAGCCGAAGGCGTTCCTCGAGCGGCCCCTCCCGGTGGACAACCCGCTGGATTCTTGCCGGTGTTGTACTGGTTCTGGCTGTGACCGCGGCCGTCACCGCTGCCCGCTTCGCCAGGCAGGAGATCGAGGTGGAAGTCTTCCGCGTGGTCGCGGGCGGTGAGTCCGGGTCTCAGGGCCCTGCGGTGGTCCTGAACGCCTCCGGGTACATCGTGGCCCATCGCAAGATCCAGTTGACGGCCAAGGTGGTGGGGAAAGTCGCCTGGATCGGTGTCGAAAAGGGGGACCTGGTCCAGCAGGGACAGGTTCTGGTCAGGCTGGAGGATGCCGAGTATCGGGCTCAGGCGCAGCAGGCCGAGGGACAACTGGCCAGCTTGCTGGCACAATTGAGCGAGCTGGAGGCCGGCTCCCGTCCCGAAGAGATCGCTCGCGCCAATGCCAACCTGGCCCGTGCCCAGGCCGATCTGAAGAACGCCAGGATCAACCTGGATCGGGTGCGGAAGCTCTTTGAGGAAGAAGTGCTGCCACGGCAGGACCTGGACAACGCCCAGACCCGCTTCGAGGCCGAGGCGGCTCGAGTGGAATCGCTGTCCAGGGAAGCCGACCTGGTGCGATTGGGTCCACGGGAGGAGCAGATCGAAGCTATGAGGGGGCGGGTCAAGCAGGCCCGTGGCGCGTTGGCTCTTCGCCGGACCTACCTGGACTCCACCGTCATTCGAGCCCCGATCACCGGAACGATCCTGGAAAGGGCCGTGGAGAAGGGAGAATTTGTCACCACCAGCTTTGTGGGTGAACGCGGGGCCAAGGGCTACGTGGTCACCCTGGCCGATCTGAACGATCTTCAAGTGGAACTGGACATCAGCCAGGACGACTTCGCCAGGCTCTCCATGAAGCAGGAGGCCACCCTCAAGACTGATGCCTTTCCCGACCGCTCCTACCGCGGCTATATTGCCGAGATCGCACCGGAGGCCAACCGGCAGAAGGCAACCGTGCAGGTCAAGGTCCAGGTGGCCGATCCCGACTCCTTCCTGAGACCGGAGATGAATGCCCAGGTTGCCTTCCTGGCTCCGGAAGAGCCGTCCAACGGAGATCGGGCTCCCACGGGTTTGCGGATTACCGTGCCTACCGCGTCTGTGCGTGACCGGGAGGGTCGCAAGACGGTGTTGGCGGTCCTGCAGGGCCGGGCCAGGGAACGCCCAGTCCGGATCGGAGATCTCACTGCCGAGGGCGTAGTCGTCACCGAGGGTCTGATCGGCGGGGAAGATATCGTGGTGAACCCTCCCGGCAATTTGGAGGATGGGGACCGGGTCCGCAGGGTAGGGGATTAG
- a CDS encoding ABC transporter permease, with product MFRDTLNLALKNALRNRRRTLLTVASISISLFLLGVLLSVYQAFYHQEGPPEQALRLVTRNRVSLTFSLPEYYEQQIRQVPGVRELVPTSWFGGVYIDNRPENFFPRFATDPERIFEVYKEFTVPPEQLEAFQSERTAAAVGKSLAERLNFKLGQRITIKGDIYPMDLELTIRALFESDVENQDFSMYFHRKYLEEGLPESRRGMVGTFGVLADSAESVPRIAQQIDDLYRNSERQTKTETERAFQLSFVSMLGNVKVFLLSICGALVFTILLVAANTMGMSVRERITEIGVLKTLGFTTGKVLGMIVAEAVLISLAGGLLGCGLAWGASGFLRQSQLMLSGLSFSPPVFLISLSIALAIGILSSLVPALGATRMPITSALRHTG from the coding sequence GTGTTTCGGGATACCCTGAACCTGGCTCTCAAGAATGCGCTGCGCAACCGGCGCCGAACGCTGCTGACGGTTGCCAGCATCAGCATTTCGCTGTTTCTGCTGGGAGTACTCCTTTCGGTCTATCAGGCCTTCTACCATCAGGAGGGCCCTCCCGAGCAGGCCCTGCGACTTGTGACCCGCAACCGGGTCTCTCTGACCTTCTCCCTTCCCGAATACTATGAACAGCAGATTCGCCAGGTACCTGGCGTGCGCGAGCTGGTGCCCACCTCCTGGTTCGGCGGGGTCTATATCGACAATCGACCGGAAAATTTCTTCCCGCGGTTCGCCACCGATCCGGAAAGGATCTTCGAGGTCTACAAGGAGTTCACGGTGCCTCCCGAACAGCTCGAGGCCTTTCAGTCGGAGCGCACGGCCGCGGCTGTCGGCAAGAGCCTGGCCGAGCGGCTGAACTTCAAGCTGGGCCAGAGGATTACGATCAAGGGGGACATCTACCCGATGGACCTGGAATTGACCATTCGGGCCCTGTTTGAAAGCGATGTCGAAAACCAGGACTTCTCCATGTATTTTCACCGGAAATACCTGGAAGAGGGCTTGCCCGAGTCCCGGCGCGGGATGGTGGGAACCTTTGGCGTCCTGGCCGATTCCGCCGAGTCGGTGCCGCGCATCGCGCAGCAAATCGACGATCTCTATCGAAATTCGGAGCGCCAGACCAAGACCGAGACCGAGCGGGCCTTCCAGTTGAGCTTCGTTTCCATGCTGGGCAACGTCAAGGTGTTCCTGCTCAGCATTTGCGGCGCCCTGGTTTTCACCATTCTGCTGGTGGCCGCCAACACCATGGGCATGTCGGTGCGGGAGCGCATCACCGAGATCGGGGTGCTCAAGACATTGGGATTTACCACCGGCAAGGTGCTGGGCATGATCGTGGCCGAGGCCGTCCTGATATCCCTGGCGGGGGGCCTGCTGGGATGCGGCCTGGCCTGGGGAGCATCGGGGTTCTTGCGACAATCGCAGCTCATGCTTTCCGGGCTGTCGTTTTCACCGCCGGTGTTCCTGATCAGCCTGTCCATTGCCCTGGCCATCGGCATTCTGAGCTCCCTGGTCCCGGCCCTGGGAGCGACCCGGATGCCCATTACTTCGGCGCTTCGGCACACGGGGTGA